A window from Candidatus Nitrospira neomarina encodes these proteins:
- a CDS encoding VanZ family protein, with product MTDQTDQKFNQGSMVSRFLVPGLVLVLLGLLALPWIPVPSDTRLWKALNDFGHVPLYGGVAIILLFLARQFGEPRGWSLVSQYTIAVIGVVLLGVVSEGIQAWMPSRHSELADFLRDVVGAVCALGVFLTLDRHLVGKWVVWQQAPRKHLVYAGVGLLIVIALSPVFTWSYAYWDRTARFPSLCQFSSVWEMMFVQATDSELRIVPPPVGWDKSRNDTVGHVMFYPEKYPGIRIDEPYPDWRGFSHFRVEVYSELPVAQSLTIRIHDAHHNHEYADRFNRAVLISPGLNHIHILLDDIRHAPLGRELNLGAIKNVMLFAIRPPEKFSLYVDNIRLE from the coding sequence GTGACAGACCAGACAGACCAGAAATTCAATCAGGGATCCATGGTATCCCGGTTCCTGGTCCCGGGTCTGGTATTGGTCCTCTTGGGACTGCTGGCTCTCCCTTGGATTCCCGTACCCTCCGATACTCGTCTTTGGAAAGCCCTCAATGACTTTGGCCATGTTCCACTGTATGGCGGCGTGGCTATCATCTTATTGTTTCTTGCACGGCAATTTGGTGAACCACGGGGGTGGTCTCTGGTCAGCCAATATACCATCGCTGTTATAGGAGTGGTGCTGCTGGGTGTGGTGAGCGAAGGCATCCAAGCATGGATGCCGAGTCGGCATTCAGAATTGGCGGATTTTCTTCGTGATGTGGTGGGGGCCGTGTGTGCGCTGGGGGTTTTTCTCACGCTCGATCGCCATCTCGTTGGAAAATGGGTCGTGTGGCAGCAGGCTCCACGAAAACACCTGGTCTACGCCGGAGTCGGGTTGCTCATCGTGATCGCCTTGAGTCCTGTGTTCACGTGGTCTTATGCGTATTGGGACCGAACCGCGCGCTTCCCATCGCTCTGTCAATTTTCTTCCGTGTGGGAAATGATGTTCGTTCAGGCGACGGATAGTGAACTCCGGATTGTTCCTCCGCCGGTAGGCTGGGACAAATCCCGGAACGATACAGTGGGCCATGTCATGTTTTACCCGGAGAAATATCCTGGCATTCGAATTGACGAACCCTATCCGGATTGGCGAGGGTTTTCGCATTTCCGCGTTGAGGTGTATTCCGAATTGCCCGTCGCACAATCGCTGACCATTCGAATTCATGATGCTCACCATAATCACGAATATGCGGATCGGTTTAATCGGGCCGTCCTCATTTCGCCAGGCCTCAACCATATTCATATCCTCTTGGATGACATACGCCACGCCCCGCTTGGACGGGAATTGAATCTCGGCGCGATCAAGAATGTGATGCTTTTTGCCATACGCCCACCGGAAAAATTTTCCCTGTACGTGGATAATATCCGACTCGAATAG